A stretch of Dermochelys coriacea isolate rDerCor1 chromosome 6, rDerCor1.pri.v4, whole genome shotgun sequence DNA encodes these proteins:
- the LOC119856804 gene encoding perforin-1-like produces the protein MPRPSSFFPLLLLILLPGVSTHCHTGTAEECEEHTAFVPGHNLAGEGIDVTTLDRKGAYLVDTSHWQRPDGTCTLCRNSLLEGQLQRLPLAAADWREKVSCRRKLSSSVKESAMGVVHAAGAVVQNDWKLGLEVEVKPSANTQVTLAGSHSKLAEFSTDKSQQDKYSFTSHEVSCAYYTFRVTHKPPLSRHFTRALRDLPEDYTRSSRLEYRQLINTYGTHYVSQLQLGGRVRDVTAVRVCEAALDGVTADEVKDCLSLEASVNIGSGKGRAQAAFNQCEEQKKKQNFKQSFHETYSERHTEVMGGHSHADLLFSEGQDAEVFSAWMESLKASPGLVSYSLHPIHNLVRQDNPKWEALRQAVSEYIRERALWRNCTHSCPPGTRRSTHDPCSCVCPGDGSTNTMCCSRERGQGKLTVTVERASALWGDYSSCTDAYVKVSFQDREVRTTTVWNTDNPIWDVHLDLGHVRVAETSQLRLQVWDEDNKYDDDLLGTCNEPLHSGESHHRVCYLNHGRLDFRYSLVCGPNLGGPHCLDYVPQSPGNYEAAQG, from the exons ATGCCCAGACCCagttccttcttccccctcctcctacTCATTCTCCTCCCTGGGGTCTCCACCCATTGTCACACGGGCACAGCTGAGGAGTGCGAGGAACACACGGCTTTTGTGCCTGGGCACAATCTGGCAGGAGAGGGCATCGACGTCACCACACTGGATAGGAAAGGGGCCTACTTGGTGGACACCAGCCACTGGCAGCGTCCGGATGGGACCTGCACCCTGTGCCGGAACTCGCTGCTGGAGGGGCAACTGCAGAGGCTGCCGCTGGCTGCAGCGGACTGGAGGGAGAAGGTCTCATGCCGCAGGAAACTCTCCAGTTCTGTGAAGGAGTCGGCCATGGGCGTGGTCCATGCGGCGGGCGCCGTGGTACAGAATGACTGGAAGTTGGGGCTGGAGGTGGAGGTGAAGCCCAGCGCCAACACCCAGGTGACGCTGGCCGGCTCGCACTCCAAACTGGCAGAGTTCAGCACGGACAAGTCTCAGCAAGACAAATACAGCTTCACCAGCCATGAGGTGTCCTGCGCATACTATAC GTTCCGCGTTACCCACAAACCTCCTCTCAGCAGACATTTCACCCGGGCCTTGAGGGACCTCCCAGAGGATTACACCCGCAGCTCACGCCTTGAATACCGTCAGCTGATCAACACCTACGGCACCCACTATGTgtcccagctgcagctggggggcagggtgcggGACGTGACGGCTGTGAGGGTCTGCGAGGCAGCTCTGGACGGGGTGACGGCTGACGAGGTCAAGGACTGTCTGAGCCTGGAGGCCTCCGTCAACATCGGGTCCGGGAAGGGCAGGGCCCAGGCGGCCTTCAACCAGTGTGAGGAGCAGAAGAAGAAGCAGAACTTCAAGCAGAGCTTCCACGAGACCTACAGCGAGCGTCACACCGAGGTGATGGGCGGCCACAGCCACGCCGACCTGCTGTTCTCTGAGGGGCAGGATGCCGAGGTGTTCTCAGCTTGGATGGAGAGCCTCAAAGCCAGCCCTGGCCTGGTGTCCTACTCACTGCACCCCATCCACAACTTGGTGAGGCAGGACAACCCCAAGTGGGAGGCACTGAGGCAGGCGGTGAGTGAGTACATCCGTGAGAGGGCCCTGTGGAGGAATTGCACCCACAGCTGCCCTCCGGGGACCCGGCGCAGCACCCATGACCCCTGCTCCTGCGTCTGCCCCGGGGACGGCTCCACCAACACCATGTGCTGCTCacgggagcggggtcaggggaaGCTGACGGTGACGGTGGAGCGGGCCAGTGCCCTGTGGGGCGACTACAGCAGCTGCACTGACGCCTACGTCAAGGTCTCCTTCCAGGACCGGGAGGTGCGGACGACAACCGTGTGGAACACCGACAACCCGATCTGGGACGTCCACCTGGACCTGGGGCACGTGCGTGTGGCGGAGACCAGTCAGCTCCGCCTCCAGGTCTGGGACGAGGACAATAAGTACGACGACGACCTACTAGGGACGTGCAACGAGCCGCTGCACTCTGGAGAGAGTCACCACCGCGTCTGCTACCTGAACCACGGCCGCCTGGACTTCCGGTACAGCCTGGTGTGTGGTCCAAACCTGGGCGGGCCCCACTGCTTGGACTACGTCCCCCAGAGCCCCGGGAACTACGAGGCGGCCCAGGGTTAG